One Setaria italica strain Yugu1 chromosome I, Setaria_italica_v2.0, whole genome shotgun sequence DNA window includes the following coding sequences:
- the LOC101758275 gene encoding E3 ubiquitin-protein ligase UPL3, which translates to MGCVSSALLEEGGEDDRRRIISHHHIVSLTSSTYGILTYNSSSSSSPTSAAAAPPPPPPPPPPPQTKPDEVINSWELMAGLHDPSTPARPPLPPSPSSSSCKPDRRRRIRFPLRPIDGNAPSGKPPSASVLLYTTSLRGVRATFEACNAVRAALQAHGDESRQLQSLMQLCEMLSIGTEDSLAAFPVDAFVPILVGMLGREDEPATAGASPDVMLLAARALANLVDVLPSSCSAVVHYGAIQCFCARLLTIEYMDLAEQSLQALKKISLEHPTACLRAGALMAVLSYLDFFSTGVQRVALSTAANICRKLPSDASEFVMEAVPLLTNLLNHHDSKVLEHASVCLTRIAEAFAHYPEKLDELCNHGLVAQAASLISVGNSSGQASLSTSTYTGLIRLLSICASGSLLAVKTLLLLGISGTLKDILSGSGLISGTSVAPALTRPADQMFEIVSLADDLLPHMPARIINLPTYYHAYKSSSTKKSASIKQDGAGSSSTENERSGRERLLREHPELLQQFGMDLLPTMTQVYGSSVNAPIRHKCLSIIGKLMYYSSAETIQSLLGTTNISSFLAGILAWKDPQVLIPALQIAEIMMEKLPETFSKLFVREGVVHAVESLICAESSNALPSQVPPQDKDNDSPMPSRSRRQRRRGGAVPAENSSLDESNSSNLGVTCSTTSTSEVPNTSLRFAVSDHAKSFKDKYFPTDTDSSDIGVTDDLLKLRALCTKFNTAIENAKTKAKGKSKAVSADCFDISFDVEEQLDEVISEMLGELSKVNGVSTFEFIRSGVVTSLLDYLSCGTFGKEKVSEGNLPQLRQQALRRYKSFISVALSIDHERDGTPMALLVQKLQSALSSLERFPVVLSQSSRIGIGGSRLTSGLSALAQPFKLRLSRAQGEKSLRDYSSNIVLIDPFASLAAVEDFLWPRVQRSEVASKPIVPSGNNSESGVPGTTAGASLTAATAHSGRRPTTRSKSSAASSGTSKKDAHDESTSTAKGKGKAIVKPNSDESKGPNTRNAARQKSASEKDSEMKRAHGHSSSEDEELDTSLVEIDDALMIDDDDISEDDDDDHEVLQEGSLPICSQDGVHDVKLGDADENIGSASFSQAQPSSGSIARNTSSRGPDSSEFRSASTFGSRGAMSFVAATMAGLASVGGRSVRGSRDRRGLSLGGSMSDHNKLVFTAGGKQLSKHLTVYQAIQRQLMLDEDDEERFNGSDLSNDGNRFWGDVFTITYQKADNQAEKGSQGGSTSLNSKSDSCRSISEMQGVSLLDSILQGELPCDLERTNSTYNILALLRVLDGLNQLSSRLRAQGASDDFAEGKIRTLDELYRTGAKVPSEEFVNSKLTPKLARQMQDVLALCSGSLPSWCYQMTKACPFLFPFETRRQYFYSTAFGLSRALNRLQQQQSDNHSSGGEREVRFGRLQRQKVRVSRNRILDSAAKVMEMFSSQRAVLEVEYFGEVGTGLGPTLEFYTLLSHELQSSQLGLWRSTSPYDSGLQIDRSDAINLDPEDGLSGKELNSDLPGDGRHLIQAPLGLFPRPWPPKADSSEGTRFFKVLEYFRLIGQVMAKVLQDGRLLDLPLSTAFYKLILGQELDLFDIVSFDSEFGKTLQELRVLVERKKFLESTPGENQLEVADLRFRGAAIEDLCLDFTLPGYPDYVLKEGEGSTIVNIYNLEEYISLLVDATVKSGIKRQIEAFRSGFNQVFDISSLQIFSPQELDYLICGRQEIWEPESLVDNIKFDHGYTAKSPAIVNLLEIMVEFTPEQQHAFCQFVTGAPRLPPGGLAALSPKLTIVRKHPSSVVNTSNSTGVTEPADDDLPSVMTCANYLKLPPYSTKEIMRKKLLYAILEGRGSFDLS; encoded by the exons ACGAGTCGCGCCAGCTCCAGTCCCTCATGCAGCTCTGCGAGATGCTCTCCATCGGCACCGAGGACTCCCTCGCCGCCTTCCCAGTCGACGCCTTCGTCCCCATCCTCGTCGGCATGCTCGGCCGCGAGGACGAgcctgccaccgccggcgccagccCTGACGTCATGCTGCTCGCCGCGCGGGCCCTTGCCAACCTCGTCGACGTGctcccctcctcctgctccgcggTCGTGCACTACGGGGCCATACAGTGTTTCTGTGCTCGCCTGCTAACCATCGAGTACATGGACCTCGCCGAGCAG TCTCTACAAGCTCTTAAGAAGATCTCTCTGGAGCACCCAACCGCGTGTCTGCGTGCTGGGGCGCTAATGGCTGTCCTATCGTATCTCGACTTCTTCTCCACTGGTGTTCAG AGAGTAGCATTGTCTACCGCTGCAAATATCTGCAGGAAGCTGCCGTCCGATGCTTCCGAGTTTGTCATGGAAGCTGTCCCTCTGCTCACGAATCTCCTGAACCACCATGATTCCAAG GTACTGGAGCATGCTTCTGTTTGTTTGACACGCATTGCTGAAGCTTTCGCCCATTACCCGGAGAAGCTTGATGAGCTCTGCAATCACGGATTGGTTGCTCAAGCTGCTAGCTTGATATCTGTTGGCAACTCCTCAGGCCAGGCATCACTGAGTACATCCACATACACA GGCTTAATCCGTCTTCTCTCAATATGTGCAAGTGGATCACTGCTGGCAGTTAAAACACTACTTCTTCTTGGGATCAGCGGCACTCTTAAAGACATCCTTTCTGGCTCTGGTTTGATTTCTGGAACGTCAGTGGCCCCTGCTCTAACAAGGCCCGCTGATCAG ATGTTTGAGATAGTGAGCCTTGCTGATGATTTGCTTCCACATATGCCTGCGAGAATCATCAATTTGCCAACGTACTACCATGCTTATAAAAGCTCTTCAACAAAGAAATCTGCTTCCATCAAACAAGATGGGGCTGGTTCAAGTTCAACAGAAAACGAGAGGTCTGGCCGTGAGAGGCTATTGCGTGAGCACCCTGAACTTCTACAGCAGTTTGGTATGGATTTGTTACCGACGATGACACAG GTGTATGGTTCTAGTGTAAATGCACCGATACGTCACAAGTGCTTATCGATTATTGGGAAGTTAATGTACTACAGCTCCGCTGAAACAATCCAATCTCTCCTTGGCACAACAAACATATCCAG CTTCCTCGCAGGCATTCTTGCATGGAAAGATCCCCAAGTGTTGATTCCTGCTCTTCAGATAGCAGAAATAATGATGGAAAAGCTTCCAGAGACATTTTCTAAGCTGTTTGTGAGGGAAGGTGTTGTTCATGCTGTGGAGTCACTTATATGTGCAGAATCCTCCAATGCACTGCCTTCTCAGGTACCACCGCAGGATAAAGATAATGATTCTCCCATGCCGTCACGTTCTAGGCGTCAACGCAGGCGTGGGGGTGCTGTGCCAGCAGAAAACAGTTCATTAGATGAATCAAACAGTTCCAATCTTGGGGTTACCTGCTCAACAACAAGCACTTCCGAAGTTCCAAACACCAGCCTGCGATTTGCAGTTAGCGATCATGCAAAGTCTTTCAAAGATAAATACTTCCCGACGGACACTGATTCAAGTGATATTGGAGTTACTGATGACCTTCTTAAACTGAGAGCACTCTGCACAAAGTTCAATACTGCAATTGAGAATGCCAAAACAAAAGCCAAAGGGAAATCAAAAGCTGTAAGTGCCGATTGTTTTGACATCTCATTTGATGTGGAAGAACAATTAGACGAAGTGATATCTGAAATGCTCGGTGAGCTTAGCAAAGTTAATGGTGTCTCCACATTTGAGTTCATTAGAAGTGGAGTTGTCACATCATTGCTTGACTATTTGTCCTGTGGGACGTTTGGGAAGGAAAAGGTATCTGAAGGAAACCTACCACAGCTTCGTCAGCAGGCCCTTAGGCGATACAAGTCCTTCATATCTGTTGCCCTTTCTATTGATCATGAAAGGGATGGAACTCCCATGGCACTGTTGGTTCAAAAACTACAAAGTGCATTGTCTTCGTTGGAACGTTTCCCCGTTGTGCTTAGCCAGTCTAGCAGGATTGGTATTGGAGGCTCCCGTCTGACCTCAGGTCTTAGTGCTCTGGCTCAGCCCTTCAAGTTGCGTCTGTCACGAGCTCAAGGTGAAAAATCACTTCGGGATTATTCATCAAATATTGTGCTTATTGACCCATTTGCCAGTCTAGCAGCTGTTGAAGACTTCCTTTGGCCCAGAGTTCAGCGCAGTGAGGTTGCTTCGAAGCCTATAGTTCCATCTGGAAATAATTCTGAATCAGGGGTTCCTGGCACCACAGCTGGTGCATCATTAACAGCTGCAACAGCTCATTCTGGTCGGCGTCCAACAACAAGATCAAAATCATCTGCTGCAAGTAGTGGTACATCTAAAAAGGATGCTCATGATGAAAGCACTAGTACTGCCAAAGGAAAAGGCAAAGCTATAGTAAAACCGAACTCAGATGAATCAAAGGGACCTAATACCAGGAACGCTGCCCGCCAAAAATCTGCTTCAGAGAAGGATTCAGAAATGAAGCGAGCGCATGGTCACAGTAGCTCTGAG GATGAAGAGCTTGACACATCTCTCGTTGAGATTGATGATGCTTTAATGATCGATGATGATGACATTTCagaggatgacgatgatgatcaTGAG GTTCTCCAAGAAGGGTCTCTTCCTATCTGTTCTCAAGATGGTGTGCATGACGTGAAATTGGGTGATGCTGATGAGAACATTGGGTCAGCCAGTTTTAGCCAGGCGCAGCCGTCATCTGGCTCCATTGCTAGAAACACATCTAGCAGGGGACCAGATTCTTCTGAATTTCGAAGTGCAAGCACATTTGGTTCACGAGGTGCAATGTCATTTGTTGCTGCAACGATGGCTGGGCTGGCTTCTGTCGGTGGTCGCAGTGTTAGAGGTAGCCGAGATCGGCGTGGTCTGTCACTTGGAGGTAGCATGAGTGATCACAATAAACTCGTATTCACTGCTGGTGGGAAGCAGCTCAGCAAACATTTGACAGTGTATCAAGCTATCCAACGTCAATTGATGcttgatgaggatgatgaagaaagGTTCAATGGATCTGATTTATCCAATGATGGAAACCGCTTCTGGGGTGATGTGTTCACAATAACGTACCAGAAGGCTGATAACCAAGCTGAGAAGGGATCCCAGGGGGGTTCCACCTCATTAAACTCAAAATCAGATTCTTGCAGGTCTATCTCGGAAATGCAGGGTGTTTCTCTTCTTGATAGCATCTTACAAGGAGAACTCCCTTGTGATCTTGAGAGAACAAACTCAACATACAACATTTTAGCACTGTTACGTGTACTGGATGGGCTTAATCAGTTATCCTCTCGTTTAAGAGCACAAGGAGCATCTGATGATTTTGCTGAGGGAAAAATCAGGACCCTTGATGAGCTATATAGAACTGGAGCCAAGGTACCTTCCGAGGAGTTTGTCAATAGTAAGTTGACGCCAAAGCTTGCTCGGCAAATGCAGGATGTTCTTGCACTCTGTAGTGGCAGTTTACCTTCTTGGTGCTATCAAATGACCAAGGCCTGCCCATTTCTGTTTCCTTTTGAGACAAGGAGGCAGTACTTCTACTCCACAGCCTTTGGGTTGTCACGAGCATTGAATCGACTCCAGCAACAGCAGAGTGACAATCACAGCTCTGGTGGTGAAAGAGAGGTCCGGTTTGGCAGGTTACAACGCCAGAAAGTTCGTGTTTCCCGTAACCGTATTCTGGATTCTGCTGCTAAAGTTATGGAGATGTTCTCCAGTCAGAGGGCTGTTCTTGAGGTGGAATACTTTGGTGAAGTTGGGACCGGGCTGGGGCCTACTTTGGAGTTTTATACTCTTTTAAGCCATGAACTACAAAGTTCTCAGCTGGGGTTATGGAGATCTACTTCTCCATATGATTCAGGATTGCAAATTGATAGGAGCGATGCAATTAATTTAGACCCTGAAGATGGCTTATCAGGAAAAGAACTCAACTCAGACTTACCTGGTGATGGCAGGCATTTGATACAAGCTCCTCTCGGATTGTTTCCTCGGCCTTGGCCACCTAAAGCGGATTCTTCAGAAGGTACCAGATTCTTCAAAGTTTTGGAGTATTTCCGCTTAATCGGTCAAGTGATGGCAAAAGTCTTGCAAGATGGCAGACTTTTAGATTTGCCTTTATCAACTGCGTTTTATAAGCTGATCCTTGGACAG GAGCTTGATTTGTTTGACATAGTCTCATTTGATTCTGAGTTTGGGAAGACATTGCAAGAACTGCGAGTTCTTGTTGAACGAAAGAAGTTCCTTGAGTCCACTCCTGGCGAGAATCAGCTTGAAGTTGCAGACTTGCGTTTCCGTGGTGCTGCTATTGAAGATTTGTGTTTAGATTTTACTCTTCCGGGTTATCCTGATTATGTTCTTAAAGAGGGTGAAGGAAGCACAATT GTTAACATTTACAACTTAGAAGAGTATATTAGTTTGCTAGTGGATGCTACAGTTAAGTCAGGGATAAAGCGACAGATTGAGGCATTTAGATCAGGGTTTAATCAG GTTTTTGACATCTCGTCCCTCCAAATATTTTCACCTCAAGAACTTGACTATCTAATATGTGGCCGACAAGAAATTTGGGAG CCGGAATCCCTGGTGGATAACATAAAATTTGATCATGGGTATACTGCTAAAAGTCCTGCGATCGTGAAT CTGCTTGAGATTATGGTGGAATTCACCCCTGAGCAGCAGCATGCGTTCTGCCAGTTTGTAACTGGTGCTCCTCGCCTTCCACCTGGTGGTTTGGCGGCCCTTAGTCCCAAGCTTACAATTGTTAGGAAG CATCCTTCAAGTGTGGTAAATACTTCAAATTCAACTGGGGTGACAGAGCCTGCGGATGATGATTTGCCTAGTGTGATGACGTGCGCTAATTATCTGAAGCTGCCTCCGTACTCCACAAAA GAAATCATGCGCAAGAAGCTGCTTTATGCAATCCTGGAAGGCCGAGGATCATTTGATCTTTCATAA